A genomic segment from Propioniciclava sp. MC1595 encodes:
- a CDS encoding molybdopterin-binding protein, with translation MSHLRISEAASLLGVSDDTVRRWVDGGRLASTLDGSGRKVVPGADLARLAEELAADAAADPDSGHRSARNHFTGLVTGVVSDAVMSQVTLQCGPFRVVSLISTEAVRELGLEVGSVASAVVKATNVHVETPRGRS, from the coding sequence ATGTCGCATCTGCGGATCTCTGAGGCTGCCTCCCTGCTGGGGGTCAGCGACGACACGGTGCGTCGGTGGGTGGACGGTGGGCGCTTGGCGTCCACGCTGGATGGCTCGGGGCGCAAGGTCGTGCCCGGCGCCGACCTGGCCCGCCTGGCCGAGGAGCTCGCCGCCGACGCGGCCGCCGACCCCGACTCCGGCCACCGCTCGGCGCGCAACCACTTCACGGGGCTGGTGACCGGCGTGGTTTCCGACGCCGTGATGTCGCAGGTGACGCTGCAGTGCGGGCCGTTCCGGGTGGTCTCGCTGATCTCGACCGAGGCCGTGCGTGAGCTCGGCCTCGAGGTGGGGTCGGTGGCCTCGGCCGTGGTCAAGGCGACGAACGTGCACGTCGAGACGCCGCGGGGGAGGTCCTGA
- a CDS encoding ABC transporter ATP-binding protein, translated as MSELTTEALATSAETWREGPPPPRMPEGLRRPPRGRGWGTRLRDYAALQRVREEMASRTMTEARNPERGFPVSSGRTAVSFIGGLLRSRRAVLAWAVVINLLASGAALVAPFLLGDLVDGVAGGTIGAGTLDATVTVIIVAIVVQAVLVLLARRASAVLGYDTLAAAREEVVRIVLRLPLGQVESSSSGDLLTRITSDVSKMAAAVRWALPHFIISMVTIVATLAAMLANSWLLALPLVVTALMMWFGGRHYLRRAPAGYITESRSYSVISATLTESIEGARTVEALGLGSRRRDQLDEDTELSGQAERYTLALRNVLFSMVDASFQLPLVGIVLVGTWGFNADLVTIGQITTAALYVQQLQGPLDRVIMVLDHLQIGLVSTTRLIGVAEVEDDRTPQDVVPAGTDLEGRDLRFAYREGHDVLHGVTLELAPGERVAVVGPSGSGKSTLGRLVAGINRPRTGSVEVGGVDVMDLPLDRLRTEVALVTQEHHVFVGSLRDNVVLARETTASDAEVEQALRVVDAWGWVGKLRDGLDTQLGHGHLQLTPAQAQQVALARLVVADPHTLVLDEATSLIDPTSARHLEGSMHALLDGRAVIAIAHRLHTAHDADRIAVVIDGRIAELGSHDELIDADGEYARLWRTWRS; from the coding sequence ATGAGTGAGCTGACGACCGAGGCGTTGGCGACCTCGGCGGAGACCTGGCGCGAGGGGCCGCCGCCCCCGCGCATGCCCGAGGGCCTGCGCCGCCCCCCGCGCGGCCGGGGCTGGGGCACGCGCCTGCGTGACTATGCCGCCCTGCAGCGCGTCCGTGAGGAGATGGCCTCGCGGACGATGACCGAGGCCCGCAACCCCGAGCGCGGGTTCCCGGTGTCGTCGGGCCGGACGGCCGTGTCCTTCATCGGCGGGTTGCTGCGCTCGCGCCGTGCGGTGCTCGCGTGGGCCGTCGTCATCAACCTGCTCGCGAGCGGGGCGGCCCTGGTCGCGCCGTTCCTGCTCGGCGACCTGGTCGACGGCGTGGCCGGCGGGACCATCGGCGCGGGCACCCTCGACGCGACCGTGACGGTCATCATCGTGGCGATCGTCGTGCAGGCCGTGCTGGTGCTGCTCGCCCGCCGCGCCTCGGCCGTGCTCGGCTACGACACGCTGGCCGCGGCCCGCGAGGAGGTCGTCCGCATCGTGCTGCGCCTGCCGCTGGGGCAGGTGGAGTCGTCGAGCTCCGGCGACCTGCTGACGCGCATCACCTCCGACGTGTCGAAGATGGCCGCCGCGGTCCGCTGGGCGTTGCCGCACTTCATCATCTCGATGGTGACCATCGTCGCGACCCTGGCGGCGATGCTGGCCAACTCGTGGCTGCTGGCCCTGCCCCTGGTCGTGACCGCGCTCATGATGTGGTTCGGGGGCCGGCACTACCTGCGCCGGGCGCCCGCGGGCTACATCACCGAGTCGCGTTCGTACTCGGTGATCAGCGCGACGCTGACCGAGTCGATCGAGGGCGCGCGGACGGTCGAGGCCCTCGGCCTCGGCTCCCGCCGGCGCGACCAGCTCGACGAGGACACCGAGCTCTCCGGCCAGGCCGAGCGCTACACCCTCGCCCTGCGCAACGTGCTCTTCTCGATGGTGGACGCCTCGTTCCAGCTGCCGCTCGTCGGCATCGTGCTCGTCGGCACGTGGGGCTTCAACGCCGACCTGGTCACCATCGGCCAGATCACGACCGCCGCCCTGTACGTGCAGCAGCTGCAGGGTCCGCTGGACCGCGTGATCATGGTGCTCGACCACCTCCAGATCGGCCTGGTCTCGACGACCCGCCTCATCGGCGTCGCCGAGGTCGAGGACGACCGGACGCCCCAGGACGTGGTGCCGGCCGGCACCGACCTCGAGGGGCGCGACCTGCGGTTCGCCTACCGCGAGGGCCACGACGTCCTGCACGGCGTGACGCTGGAGCTGGCGCCGGGCGAACGGGTGGCCGTGGTCGGCCCGTCCGGCTCGGGCAAGTCGACCCTCGGACGCCTCGTGGCCGGCATCAACCGCCCCCGCACGGGATCGGTCGAGGTCGGCGGCGTCGACGTCATGGACCTGCCGCTGGACCGGCTGCGCACCGAGGTCGCCCTGGTCACCCAGGAGCACCACGTGTTCGTCGGGTCGCTGCGCGACAACGTGGTGCTGGCCCGCGAGACCACGGCGAGCGACGCCGAGGTCGAGCAGGCCCTGCGCGTGGTGGACGCATGGGGCTGGGTCGGCAAGCTCCGCGACGGGCTCGACACGCAGCTGGGCCATGGGCACCTGCAGCTCACGCCCGCCCAGGCGCAGCAGGTGGCGCTCGCCCGCCTGGTGGTGGCCGACCCGCACACCCTGGTGCTGGACGAGGCGACGTCGCTGATCGACCCGACCTCGGCCCGCCACCTGGAGGGCTCGATGCACGCACTGCTCGACGGGCGCGCCGTGATCGCGATCGCGCACCGCCTGCACACCGCCCACGACGCCGACCGGATCGCGGTCGTCATCGACGGGCGCATCGCCGAGCTGGGTTCGCACGACGAGCTCATCGACGCCGACGGCGAGTACGCCCGCCTGTGGCGGACCTGGCGTTCCTGA
- a CDS encoding ABC transporter ATP-binding protein: MFGPVDASTPRPHDRDPGLRWERRHDFPPLVGGFGAEPGAPDVRSPSRFLFWLMRSMGWVVPAMTLAALSWLVPGSLTPWLLGRAIDAGILGRDPMATLGWVALLLGVIAFGVVGGILFHTIAVRMWVISIHGTQRRVGRKAADLGHILGRRVPTGEALSISNSDSDQFGATIDSFGHVIASALSFLFVCVLMFSTSPTLGLVVLVATPLLLAASLPVMRPLTAAQTAERTESSNLTSLATDIVAGLRILRGIGGEQTFARNYERQSQKVRGLGITLGTWQGVVEAISVLLSGILLVVLVYLGAQHMLAGELTVGELISFFGYAVFLVTPMRTFFDFAQRWVQGLVAARKTIALFGADVPWAPRDRQVGERPVLRDESSGVEVHPGEFLAVVSADPEASAALADRLGRYLPSVTGEEPELEDLKGRKLRLARKERAKARARQALADAERAAQLWGVTADGVDYAEYDLASLRERVVVSDTGASLFAGTLQDAVDPWGTHTREEAERALRTASAEDVYDGLPGGWQGRIDEKGRGLSGGQRQRIVLARALVRDPEVLVLVEPTSAVDAHTESRIAERLVEHRRGRTTVVTTASPLLLHRADVVAQLVDGREVARGTHVELQAHPDYRRVIARGMEDDNE, encoded by the coding sequence ATGTTCGGCCCTGTCGACGCGTCGACTCCACGCCCGCACGACCGCGACCCCGGCCTGCGCTGGGAGCGTCGCCACGACTTCCCGCCGCTCGTGGGCGGCTTCGGCGCCGAGCCCGGTGCCCCCGACGTCCGGTCGCCGAGCCGGTTCCTGTTCTGGCTGATGCGGTCGATGGGCTGGGTCGTGCCCGCCATGACCCTGGCCGCGCTGTCCTGGCTCGTGCCCGGCTCGCTGACGCCGTGGCTCCTGGGCCGCGCCATCGACGCGGGCATCCTCGGCCGCGACCCCATGGCCACCCTCGGTTGGGTCGCGCTGCTGCTCGGCGTCATCGCGTTCGGCGTGGTGGGCGGCATCCTCTTCCACACCATCGCCGTGCGGATGTGGGTGATCTCCATCCACGGCACGCAGCGCCGCGTCGGCCGCAAGGCGGCCGACCTGGGCCACATCCTCGGACGCCGCGTGCCGACCGGCGAGGCGCTCAGCATCTCGAACTCAGACTCGGACCAGTTCGGGGCCACGATCGACTCCTTCGGCCACGTGATCGCCTCCGCGCTGAGCTTCCTGTTCGTGTGCGTGCTGATGTTCAGCACGTCGCCCACCCTGGGGCTCGTCGTGCTGGTCGCGACGCCGCTGCTGCTCGCGGCGTCCCTGCCGGTGATGCGTCCGCTGACGGCGGCGCAGACCGCCGAGCGCACCGAGAGCTCGAACCTGACCTCGCTGGCCACCGACATCGTCGCCGGCCTGCGCATCCTGCGCGGCATCGGGGGCGAGCAGACCTTCGCCCGCAACTACGAGCGCCAGTCGCAGAAGGTGCGCGGCCTGGGCATCACCCTCGGCACGTGGCAGGGGGTCGTCGAGGCGATCAGCGTCCTGCTGTCGGGCATCCTGCTCGTGGTGCTGGTGTACCTCGGCGCCCAGCACATGCTGGCGGGCGAACTGACGGTCGGCGAACTGATCAGCTTCTTCGGCTACGCCGTGTTCCTGGTCACCCCGATGCGGACGTTCTTCGACTTCGCGCAGCGGTGGGTCCAGGGCCTCGTGGCGGCGCGCAAGACGATCGCCCTGTTCGGCGCCGACGTGCCGTGGGCGCCCCGCGACCGGCAGGTCGGCGAGCGCCCGGTGCTGCGCGACGAGTCCTCGGGGGTCGAGGTGCACCCGGGCGAGTTCCTGGCCGTCGTCTCGGCCGACCCCGAGGCGTCCGCGGCCCTGGCCGACCGGCTGGGGCGGTACCTGCCCTCGGTCACCGGTGAGGAGCCCGAGCTCGAGGACCTGAAGGGCCGCAAGCTGCGGCTCGCCCGCAAGGAACGCGCGAAGGCTCGCGCCCGGCAGGCCCTCGCGGACGCCGAGCGCGCCGCCCAGCTGTGGGGCGTGACCGCCGACGGCGTCGACTACGCGGAGTACGACCTCGCCAGCCTGCGGGAGCGGGTCGTGGTGTCCGACACGGGGGCGTCCCTGTTCGCGGGCACCCTCCAGGACGCGGTCGACCCGTGGGGGACCCACACCCGCGAGGAGGCCGAGCGTGCGCTGCGCACCGCGTCGGCCGAGGACGTGTACGACGGGCTGCCCGGTGGCTGGCAGGGCCGGATCGACGAGAAGGGGCGCGGGCTGTCCGGCGGGCAGCGCCAGCGCATCGTGCTGGCGCGCGCCCTCGTGCGTGACCCCGAGGTGCTCGTGCTGGTGGAGCCCACCTCCGCGGTGGACGCCCACACCGAGTCCCGGATCGCCGAGCGCCTCGTGGAGCACCGCCGCGGGCGGACGACGGTGGTGACCACGGCGTCCCCGCTGCTGCTGCACCGCGCCGACGTGGTGGCGCAGCTGGTCGACGGCCGGGAGGTCGCCCGCGGCACCCACGTCGAGCTGCAGGCCCACCCCGACTACCGCCGCGTCATCGCGCGCGGCATGGAGGACGACAATGAGTGA
- a CDS encoding helicase HerA-like domain-containing protein, translating to MSDAISTIRDGYTFDQPSIELGVLVDEGTPVPDVKVRISLSMLNRHGLVAGATGTGKTKTLQLMAEQISRAGVPVFAADIKGDLSGLAIPGEANPKLLERTAAIGQDFTPGGCPVEFYALGGEGVGVPLRATVHSFGPILLSKVLGLNATQESSLSLVFHYADTNNLLLLDLKDLTELLKYLVSDEGKADLADIGGLSKATVGVIQRQVTALAVQGGDQFFGEPEFDTADLLKVTADGQGLISLLELPNLQDRPALFSTFLMWLLADLYQDLPEAGDLDKPKLVFFFDEAHLLFADASKAFLQAIEQTVRLIRSKGIGVFFVTQTPKDVPESVLAQLGSRVQHQLRAHTPNDAKALKATVATYPKTDYDLAERLQQLGIGEAVVTVLNPKGAPTPVAWTRMRAPQASMDPLDPGAMANGVAASIMQSKYGTAVDRESAYELLNAKLQAGAEAAAAEAAAEEQAKAEAAAAREAEREAKASRARTPRHEKSFFEKLTENTMVRQMARSAAREITRSIFGTGRRR from the coding sequence ATGAGCGACGCCATCTCCACGATCCGCGACGGATACACCTTCGACCAGCCCTCCATCGAGCTGGGTGTCCTGGTCGACGAGGGCACCCCGGTGCCCGACGTGAAGGTGCGCATCTCGCTGTCCATGCTGAACCGCCACGGCCTCGTGGCCGGGGCGACCGGCACCGGCAAGACCAAGACCCTGCAGCTGATGGCCGAGCAGATCAGCCGGGCCGGCGTCCCGGTGTTCGCGGCCGACATCAAGGGTGACCTGTCCGGCCTGGCGATCCCGGGTGAGGCCAACCCGAAGCTGCTCGAGCGCACCGCCGCCATCGGGCAGGACTTCACGCCCGGCGGCTGCCCCGTGGAGTTCTACGCGCTGGGCGGGGAGGGGGTGGGCGTCCCGCTGCGCGCCACGGTGCACTCGTTCGGGCCGATCCTGCTGAGCAAGGTCCTGGGCCTGAACGCGACGCAGGAGAGCTCGCTGTCGCTGGTGTTCCACTACGCCGACACCAACAACCTGCTGCTGCTCGACCTCAAGGACCTCACCGAGCTGCTGAAGTACCTCGTCAGCGACGAGGGCAAGGCCGACCTGGCCGACATCGGCGGCCTGTCCAAGGCGACGGTGGGCGTGATCCAGCGCCAGGTGACCGCGCTCGCGGTGCAGGGCGGCGACCAGTTCTTCGGCGAGCCCGAGTTCGACACGGCCGACCTGCTCAAGGTGACCGCCGACGGGCAGGGCCTCATCTCCCTGCTCGAGCTGCCCAACCTGCAGGACCGGCCGGCCCTGTTCTCGACCTTCCTGATGTGGTTGCTCGCCGACCTCTACCAGGACCTCCCCGAGGCCGGCGACCTCGACAAGCCCAAGCTGGTCTTCTTCTTCGACGAGGCCCACCTGCTGTTCGCCGACGCGTCGAAGGCGTTCCTGCAGGCGATCGAGCAGACGGTGCGGCTGATCCGGTCGAAGGGCATCGGTGTGTTCTTCGTCACCCAGACCCCCAAGGACGTGCCCGAGTCGGTGCTCGCCCAGCTGGGCTCGCGGGTGCAGCACCAGCTGCGCGCGCACACGCCCAACGACGCCAAGGCGCTCAAGGCGACGGTCGCGACCTACCCGAAGACCGACTACGACCTGGCCGAGCGGCTGCAGCAGCTGGGCATCGGTGAGGCCGTCGTGACGGTCCTGAACCCGAAGGGCGCCCCGACCCCGGTGGCCTGGACGCGCATGCGCGCGCCGCAGGCGTCCATGGACCCGCTCGACCCCGGGGCCATGGCGAACGGCGTGGCGGCCTCGATCATGCAGTCGAAGTACGGCACCGCGGTCGACCGCGAGTCGGCCTACGAGCTGCTCAACGCCAAGCTGCAGGCGGGCGCCGAGGCGGCCGCCGCCGAGGCCGCGGCCGAGGAGCAGGCCAAGGCCGAGGCCGCCGCGGCCCGCGAGGCCGAGCGCGAGGCGAAGGCGTCCCGCGCGCGGACGCCGCGGCACGAGAAGTCGTTCTTCGAGAAGCTCACCGAGAACACGATGGTGCGCCAGATGGCTCGCTCCGCGGCCCGCGAGATCACCCGCTCGATCTTCGGGACGGGGCGCCGCCGCTGA
- a CDS encoding type II toxin-antitoxin system VapB family antitoxin → MIFKRVGEERPYPEHGYTQRQWAQIAPQQVRLDQLVTTRRWLDLEALLEDDSTFYGDLFAHVVSWRGDLYLEDGLHRTLRAALQQRHSVHARVLELK, encoded by the coding sequence GTGATCTTCAAGCGTGTCGGCGAGGAGCGCCCCTACCCCGAGCACGGGTACACCCAGCGCCAGTGGGCCCAGATCGCACCCCAGCAGGTGCGGCTGGACCAGCTCGTGACGACCCGCCGCTGGCTCGACCTCGAGGCCCTCCTGGAGGACGACTCGACCTTCTACGGCGACTTGTTCGCCCACGTGGTGTCCTGGCGCGGCGACCTCTACCTCGAGGACGGGCTGCACCGCACGCTGCGCGCCGCGCTCCAGCAACGCCACTCGGTGCACGCCCGCGTGCTCGAGCTGAAGTAG
- a CDS encoding LytR C-terminal domain-containing protein: MDARQVARVLKTPVTLLILVALVYFAARWGWDKAREPIPPRPPEPCVVKEIGPVLQPEHVWVNVLNGSKTNGVAKRLGQILSADGFKVYSRVNADRDDYPTSEIVGHSEDAPEVVLVRQAFQDIPFRADGRESRFVDVIIGEVQPVAAENPEFGVPLPDGKACLPDPLVSEPSE; encoded by the coding sequence ATGGACGCACGACAGGTGGCACGGGTGCTGAAGACGCCCGTCACGCTGCTGATCCTCGTCGCGCTCGTGTACTTTGCCGCCCGGTGGGGGTGGGACAAGGCCCGCGAGCCCATCCCGCCGCGCCCGCCCGAGCCCTGCGTGGTGAAGGAGATCGGCCCCGTGCTGCAGCCCGAGCACGTGTGGGTGAACGTGCTGAACGGCTCGAAGACGAACGGCGTCGCCAAGCGCCTGGGACAGATCCTGTCCGCCGACGGCTTCAAGGTGTACAGCCGGGTGAACGCCGACCGCGACGACTACCCGACCTCCGAGATCGTGGGCCACTCCGAGGACGCCCCCGAGGTCGTCCTCGTCCGCCAGGCCTTCCAGGACATCCCGTTCCGCGCCGACGGCCGTGAGAGCCGCTTCGTCGACGTGATCATCGGCGAGGTCCAGCCCGTGGCGGCCGAGAACCCCGAGTTCGGCGTCCCGCTGCCCGACGGCAAGGCGTGCCTCCCCGACCCCTTGGTGTCCGAACCCTCGGAGTGA
- a CDS encoding glycerol-3-phosphate dehydrogenase/oxidase has protein sequence MSTASLHAAQRADHLASMADPRGVDVLVIGGGVTGAGIALDAATRGLTTAIVEAQDWASGTSSRSSRLVHGGLRYLYNLDFKLVAEALHERGLLLTKLAPHLVKAQPLLWPFRQPVIERGYSTLGVGLYDAMAVVGSKFNAAVPIQRHLSKKAALANSPSLDPNSLVGAMVYHDARVDDARLVITLVRTAVANGALAASRVSVVRLTKDASGRVTGAVVRDNESGAESTIRARHVIGATGVWTEETQNLAEASGGLKVLASKGIHVLVPRERIRSATGMFLRTEKSVLFIIPWPRYWLIGTTDTAWHEQLRHPVPTQEDIAYLLDQANRVLGDKLTTDDVIGTFAGLRPLLQPGTLGDGTQSTKVSREHTVTEAAPGLTMIAGGKLTTYRVMAKDAVDFALGKAGAKARPSITHEVPLLGADGYSAALARAGTFGQRHGWTDAKVAELLERYGSGLHDFCAALTREPELDRPLAGNPAYLRGEVAWGVVHEGAMHLEDMLVNRVRVNAETADRGLSVVDEVAELMAELLGWSEVQTAEEKASYRARVAAELAAQGMSDDAAASRARLEADDLRPM, from the coding sequence ATGAGTACCGCGTCCCTCCATGCAGCCCAACGAGCAGACCACCTGGCTTCGATGGCCGACCCGCGGGGGGTGGACGTCCTCGTCATCGGCGGCGGGGTGACGGGTGCGGGCATCGCCCTGGACGCCGCGACCCGCGGCCTGACCACCGCCATCGTCGAGGCCCAGGACTGGGCCTCCGGGACGTCCTCGCGCAGCTCGCGCCTCGTGCACGGCGGCCTGCGCTACCTGTACAACCTCGACTTCAAGCTGGTCGCCGAGGCGCTGCACGAGCGCGGCCTGCTGCTGACCAAGCTGGCCCCCCATCTGGTGAAGGCCCAGCCGCTGCTGTGGCCGTTCCGGCAGCCGGTCATCGAGCGCGGGTACTCCACGCTGGGCGTGGGCCTGTACGACGCCATGGCCGTGGTGGGCTCGAAGTTCAACGCGGCCGTGCCCATCCAGCGGCACCTGTCGAAGAAGGCGGCGCTGGCCAACTCCCCGTCGCTCGACCCGAACTCGCTGGTGGGCGCGATGGTCTACCACGACGCCCGCGTCGACGACGCCCGCCTGGTCATCACCCTCGTCCGCACCGCGGTGGCCAACGGCGCGCTCGCGGCGTCGCGGGTGTCGGTGGTCCGGCTGACGAAGGACGCCTCGGGTCGCGTCACCGGCGCCGTCGTGCGCGACAACGAGAGCGGCGCGGAGTCGACGATCAGGGCGCGCCACGTCATCGGCGCCACCGGTGTGTGGACCGAGGAGACGCAGAACCTCGCCGAGGCGTCCGGCGGGCTGAAGGTGCTGGCGTCCAAGGGCATCCACGTGCTGGTGCCGCGGGAGCGGATCCGGTCGGCGACCGGCATGTTCCTGCGCACCGAGAAGTCGGTGCTGTTCATCATCCCGTGGCCGCGCTACTGGCTGATCGGCACCACCGACACCGCCTGGCACGAGCAGCTGCGCCACCCGGTCCCGACGCAGGAGGACATCGCCTACCTGCTCGACCAGGCCAACCGCGTGCTCGGCGACAAGCTGACCACCGACGACGTGATCGGCACCTTCGCCGGCCTGCGTCCGCTGCTGCAGCCGGGCACGCTGGGCGACGGCACCCAGTCGACCAAGGTGTCCCGCGAGCACACCGTGACCGAGGCCGCGCCGGGCCTGACGATGATCGCCGGCGGCAAGCTGACCACCTACCGGGTGATGGCCAAGGACGCCGTGGACTTCGCCCTCGGCAAGGCCGGGGCCAAGGCCCGCCCGAGCATCACCCACGAGGTGCCCCTGCTCGGCGCCGACGGCTACTCGGCCGCGCTGGCGCGGGCCGGCACGTTCGGCCAGCGCCACGGCTGGACCGACGCCAAGGTCGCCGAGCTGCTCGAGCGCTACGGATCCGGCCTGCACGACTTCTGCGCCGCCCTGACCCGCGAACCCGAGCTCGACAGGCCGCTGGCGGGCAACCCCGCCTACCTGCGCGGCGAGGTCGCGTGGGGCGTCGTGCACGAGGGCGCCATGCACCTGGAGGACATGCTCGTGAACCGCGTGCGGGTCAACGCCGAGACCGCCGACCGCGGGCTGTCGGTGGTCGACGAGGTGGCCGAGCTGATGGCGGAGCTGCTGGGCTGGAGCGAGGTCCAGACCGCCGAGGAGAAGGCCAGCTACCGGGCCCGCGTGGCCGCCGAGCTGGCCGCCCAGGGCATGTCCGACGATGCGGCGGCCTCGCGCGCACGGCTGGAGGCGGACGACCTGCGGCCGATGTGA
- a CDS encoding DUF2853 family protein, giving the protein MEVSDHAGMEKTYRLVLSRSDTALVAWSDPEELETVKRNFLVKKLGLTEADGLDAGIEAVGAKLKGVNRKSRLTVYYLLAEHFGKLGQFK; this is encoded by the coding sequence ATGGAGGTGTCCGATCACGCGGGCATGGAGAAGACCTACCGGCTGGTCCTGAGCCGGTCCGACACCGCGCTCGTGGCGTGGAGCGACCCCGAGGAGCTCGAGACCGTCAAGAGGAACTTCCTCGTCAAGAAGCTCGGCCTGACCGAGGCCGACGGCCTGGACGCCGGCATCGAGGCGGTGGGCGCCAAGCTCAAGGGCGTGAACCGCAAGTCGCGCCTGACCGTCTACTACCTGCTCGCCGAGCACTTCGGGAAGCTGGGCCAGTTCAAGTAG
- the tadA gene encoding tRNA adenosine(34) deaminase TadA: MQRALALAQDAAAHGDVPIGAVLLGPDGQVLAEAGNERELTGDPTAHAEVLALRRAVEHGGEWRLEDTTLVVTLEPCAMCAGAIVNARVGRLVFGALDAKAGAVASVFDIVRDPRLNHRVEVVSGVHADECAAVLREFFAGHR; encoded by the coding sequence ATGCAGCGTGCCCTGGCCCTCGCCCAGGACGCCGCGGCGCACGGTGACGTGCCCATCGGCGCGGTGCTCCTGGGCCCGGACGGGCAGGTGCTCGCCGAGGCCGGGAACGAACGCGAGCTCACCGGCGATCCGACCGCGCACGCCGAGGTGCTCGCGCTGCGCCGCGCCGTGGAGCACGGCGGGGAGTGGCGCCTGGAGGACACCACGCTGGTCGTCACCCTCGAACCGTGCGCCATGTGCGCCGGCGCGATCGTCAACGCCCGTGTGGGCCGGTTGGTCTTCGGCGCCCTCGACGCCAAGGCCGGGGCGGTGGCGTCCGTGTTCGACATCGTGCGCGACCCGCGCCTCAACCACCGCGTCGAGGTGGTCTCCGGCGTGCACGCCGACGAGTGTGCCGCCGTGCTGCGGGAGTTCTTCGCCGGGCACCGGTGA
- a CDS encoding tRNA adenosine deaminase-associated protein, giving the protein MADSHDEQEYDAELADQGDDRPGMDEVEGNDYSALLGGADDSDDDYDDDDDSEDDDDLADEDDSDDDDDDDDDDDEDDEDDDDYPEDATEDDIDLVAALYREDGVPAAMALDKELANDLDGLIEVLRRVPGDAGAVGVVSIDSDFFVVVRVRGKKVELLLSDVGAALDWPIARDAADFLGVDLPDDEDDSEPVGDFDLFADAGLSELELEAITSDEEADPVESIEAIVEKLGFASVYDKVASGFGL; this is encoded by the coding sequence ATGGCCGACAGCCACGACGAGCAGGAGTACGACGCCGAGCTCGCCGACCAGGGCGACGACCGGCCCGGCATGGACGAGGTGGAGGGCAACGACTACTCCGCCCTGCTGGGTGGTGCCGATGACTCCGACGACGACTACGACGATGACGACGACTCCGAGGACGACGACGACCTCGCCGACGAGGACGACTCGGACGACGACGACGACGATGATGATGATGACGACGAGGACGACGAGGACGACGACGACTACCCCGAGGACGCGACCGAGGACGACATCGACCTCGTGGCCGCGCTCTACCGCGAGGACGGCGTCCCGGCGGCCATGGCGCTGGACAAGGAACTCGCCAACGACCTCGACGGCCTGATCGAGGTCCTGCGTCGGGTCCCCGGCGACGCGGGCGCGGTCGGCGTGGTCAGCATCGACTCCGACTTCTTCGTGGTCGTGCGTGTGCGCGGCAAGAAGGTCGAGCTGCTGTTGTCCGACGTGGGCGCGGCCCTCGACTGGCCGATCGCGCGCGACGCCGCCGACTTCCTGGGCGTCGACCTGCCCGACGACGAGGACGACTCCGAGCCCGTCGGCGACTTCGACCTCTTCGCCGACGCCGGGCTGTCCGAGCTCGAGCTCGAGGCGATCACCTCCGACGAGGAGGCCGACCCGGTCGAGTCCATCGAGGCCATCGTCGAGAAGCTCGGCTTCGCGAGCGTCTACGACAAGGTGGCCAGCGGCTTCGGCCTGTGA
- the upp gene encoding uracil phosphoribosyltransferase codes for MELIAVDHPLVAHKVRLLRAVETDSPTFRRLVDELVTLLAYEATREVRVDEVDVTTPITTTRGTHLSKPLPLVVPILRAGLGMLDGMMRVMPTAEVGFVGMVRDEETLQPFTYAERLPHDLSGRQCYVLDPMLATGGSLGGTVKFLVDRGADHITCICLLAAPEGIENMRALVDPVGVPCTLVVAAVDEKLNDHGYIVPGLGDAGDRLYGLAE; via the coding sequence GTGGAACTCATCGCCGTTGACCACCCGCTCGTCGCCCACAAGGTCCGCCTGCTGCGGGCCGTCGAGACCGACTCGCCGACCTTCCGCCGGCTCGTCGACGAGCTGGTGACCCTGCTGGCCTACGAGGCCACCCGCGAGGTGCGCGTCGACGAGGTCGACGTGACCACCCCCATCACGACCACGCGCGGTACCCACCTGAGCAAGCCGCTGCCGCTGGTCGTGCCGATCCTGCGCGCCGGCCTGGGCATGCTCGACGGCATGATGCGCGTCATGCCGACCGCCGAGGTGGGCTTCGTCGGCATGGTGCGCGACGAGGAGACGCTGCAGCCCTTCACCTACGCCGAGCGGCTGCCGCACGACCTGTCCGGGCGCCAGTGCTACGTGCTCGACCCGATGCTCGCCACCGGCGGCTCGCTGGGCGGCACGGTGAAGTTCCTGGTCGACCGCGGCGCCGACCACATCACCTGCATCTGCCTGCTCGCCGCCCCGGAGGGCATCGAGAACATGCGCGCGCTCGTCGACCCGGTCGGCGTGCCCTGCACCCTGGTGGTCGCGGCCGTCGACGAGAAGCTCAACGACCACGGCTACATCGTCCCGGGCCTCGGCGACGCCGGCGACCGCCTCTACGGCCTGGCCGAGTAA